The proteins below come from a single Maylandia zebra isolate NMK-2024a linkage group LG23, Mzebra_GT3a, whole genome shotgun sequence genomic window:
- the LOC101487793 gene encoding pro-opiomelanocortin, producing MCPMWLLVALVVVGGAREVVSQCWEHPSCQELSSESNMMECIQLCHSDLTAETPVIPGNAHLQPAVPSDASSLSSQAKRSYSMEHFRWGKPVGRKRRPVKVYTSNGVAEESAEVFPEEMRRRELTNQLLAEEGEKAQEMVEEAEEEQQLLNGVQEKKDGSYKMKHFRWSGPPTSKRYGGFMKSWDEHSQRPLLTLFKNVINKEGQQQK from the exons ATGTGTCCTATGTGGCTTTTGGTGGCATTAGTGGTAGTGGGCGGGGCCAGAGAAGTAGTCAGCCAGTGCTGGGAGCATCCGAGCTGCCAGGAGCTCAGCTCTGAGAGCAACATGATG GAGTGCATCCAGCTCTGTCACTCTGACCTCACCGCCGAGACCCCTGTCATCCCCGGCAACGCCCACCTCCAGCCCGCTGTCCCATCAGACGCCTCCTCACTTTCTTCTCAGGCCAAGCGCTCCTACTCAATGGAGCACTTCCGCTGGGGGAAGCCCGTTGGCCGAAAACGCCGCCCCGTCAAAGTGTACACCTCCAACGGCGTGGCGGAGGAGTCTGCTGAAGTTTTCCCCGAAGAGATGAGGAGACGAGAGCTTACCAATCAGCTGCTGGCAGAGGAAGGAGAGAAGGCTCAGGAGATGGTCGAGGAGGcggaggaggagcagcagctcctgAACGGGGTGCAGGAGAAGAAAGACGGCTCGTATAAGATGAAGCACTTCCGCTGGAGCGGCCCGCCAACCAGCAAACGCTACGGTGGCTTCATGAAGAGCTGGGACGAGCACAGCCAGAGGCCACTGCTGACGCTCTTCAAGAACGTCATCAACAAAGAAGGACAGCAGCAGAAGTGA